CAAAGCTCGGGCTACCTAGCAAAGAGCGGGATTATATCCATTAAATCGGCCCTGTGCAGCCGTATGACCATATAGATGCCGGAGCCTGTCAAAAGGCGCCGATGGCGTCCGGGACGCCATCGGCCATGAGCGGCTTAACGATGTTCCAACAGGGAGCGCAGCATCCACGCGGTTTTCTCATGCACTTGCATGCGCTGGGTCAGCAGATCCGCCGTTGGCTCATCGCTGACCTTGTCCAACAACGGGAAAATGCCACGGGCGGTGCGGGTGACCGCTTCCTGGCCGGCCACCAACTGCTTGATCATTTCTTCCGCGGCCGGCACGCCCTCCTCTTCCTTGATCGAAGACAGCCGGGCGTAGATGGAGTATGCACCCGGTGCCGGGAAGCCCAGGGCACGGATGCGTTCAGCGATCAGGTCAACCGCCAGGGCCAGTTCGTTGTACTGCTCTTCGAACATCAGGTGCAGGGTGCGAAATTGCGGGCCGGTGACATTCCAATGGAAGTTATGGGTTTTCAGGTACAACACGTAGGTGTCCGAAAGCAGGCGGGAAAGGCCGTCGA
This genomic stretch from Pseudomonas sp. Os17 harbors:
- a CDS encoding Dps family protein, producing the protein MTIDIGISEEDRKSIVDGLSRLLSDTYVLYLKTHNFHWNVTGPQFRTLHLMFEEQYNELALAVDLIAERIRALGFPAPGAYSIYARLSSIKEEEGVPAAEEMIKQLVAGQEAVTRTARGIFPLLDKVSDEPTADLLTQRMQVHEKTAWMLRSLLEHR